A single genomic interval of bacterium harbors:
- a CDS encoding YkgJ family cysteine cluster protein: MTDLFQCLRCGNCCRHEGEVRLDDGEAETIAAGLGLDIAIFTAQFTRLRDDRRGLSLKDQPDGACIFLEGTPPACHIQADKPRQCRDFPMHWKYRDLEAICPAARGCEITGKRLTPPSWQSAQTPVSHGASAV; the protein is encoded by the coding sequence ATGACTGACCTTTTTCAATGTCTCCGCTGTGGCAATTGCTGTCGGCATGAGGGAGAAGTGCGCCTTGACGACGGTGAGGCGGAGACCATTGCCGCGGGATTGGGATTGGATATTGCCATCTTCACCGCTCAATTCACCCGGCTCAGGGATGACCGGCGCGGGTTATCCCTGAAGGATCAGCCGGACGGCGCCTGTATTTTTCTGGAAGGCACCCCACCCGCCTGCCACATTCAAGCGGATAAGCCCCGCCAATGCCGCGACTTCCCCATGCACTGGAAGTATAGGGATTTGGAGGCGATCTGCCCCGCCGCCCGCGGATGTGAAATTACGGGGAAACGCCTCACACCCCCGTCTTGGCAGTCCGCGCAAACGCCCGTTTCTCACGGGGCGTCAGCTGTTTGA
- a CDS encoding GIY-YIG nuclease family protein, giving the protein MKVDKKVGVKGRKPWFLYLIECVDRSIYTGIAVDVDARYEAHQKGTGARYTRSHPPRKLLAVVEFASRSVASQAEYQIKQLTPREKRAFARTAKTGV; this is encoded by the coding sequence ATGAAGGTTGATAAAAAAGTGGGGGTGAAGGGGCGAAAGCCCTGGTTTCTCTACCTGATTGAATGTGTGGACCGGAGTATTTACACCGGCATTGCAGTGGATGTGGACGCCCGTTATGAGGCACACCAGAAGGGGACGGGGGCCCGTTATACCCGTTCCCACCCTCCCCGGAAACTCCTGGCGGTGGTTGAATTTGCCAGCCGCTCGGTGGCCTCCCAGGCGGAGTATCAGATCAAACAGCTGACGCCCCGTGAGAAACGGGCGTTTGCGCGGACTGCCAAGACGGGGGTGTGA
- a CDS encoding type II secretion system F family protein: MRTFAYKGFDSAGAVRRGLIEAQDLKEAREKLMSRGVLPQQVSPSESVAGSRLSARRGISFKAESRVAFYRELGVLLGAGLPLVAAMEILMESPELGVSPSLLAGVRDRIREGASLAGALMTMAPYIKPYEKAILEVGEKSGNLEAMLERLALFLEEQEHLREKIVSAMIYPAIILAFAIIVAVVLLGFVVPAAASVISEQSDKLQLPLLTRFMMALGRGLLFGLPVALLAGLFGRSYLMQRMATEPALRYRLDQWLFQVPLVGRGYTIAVNLRCARTLSILLQGGVGLVDAMALAGRSTGSVWVAHLMEAEAESIRHGSSLADAMRRIPPLARSLPAWIQAGEASGALERLLDTAGNAYQHQWNRYVSRTLSWLEPILILAIGIFVLLVTLSVLLPIISLNQTLG, encoded by the coding sequence ATGCGCACCTTTGCTTATAAAGGCTTTGATAGTGCCGGCGCGGTGAGACGCGGCCTGATTGAGGCGCAGGACCTCAAGGAGGCGCGCGAAAAGCTGATGTCCCGCGGGGTTCTTCCCCAGCAGGTCTCCCCCTCCGAATCGGTGGCCGGCTCCCGGCTTTCTGCCCGGCGCGGTATTTCGTTCAAGGCCGAAAGCCGTGTGGCCTTCTATCGCGAGCTGGGGGTGCTACTGGGGGCCGGTCTCCCGTTGGTGGCCGCCATGGAAATCCTGATGGAGTCCCCGGAATTGGGTGTGTCGCCCTCGCTTCTGGCCGGTGTGCGCGATCGGATTCGCGAAGGGGCCTCCCTGGCGGGGGCTCTCATGACAATGGCGCCCTATATCAAGCCATACGAAAAAGCCATTCTCGAGGTGGGCGAAAAGTCGGGAAATTTAGAGGCCATGCTCGAGCGGTTGGCGTTATTCCTTGAAGAGCAGGAGCACTTGCGCGAAAAAATTGTCTCGGCGATGATTTACCCGGCCATCATCCTGGCCTTTGCCATTATCGTCGCCGTGGTGTTACTGGGGTTTGTTGTGCCGGCCGCCGCTTCGGTGATCTCTGAGCAGTCCGACAAGCTACAACTCCCCCTGTTGACCCGGTTCATGATGGCGCTCGGACGGGGACTGCTGTTCGGTTTGCCGGTCGCCCTGCTGGCCGGCTTGTTTGGCCGGTCCTATCTGATGCAGCGCATGGCCACGGAGCCTGCGTTGCGTTACCGGTTGGATCAATGGCTATTTCAAGTACCCTTGGTGGGCCGAGGCTACACCATTGCGGTCAATCTCCGGTGCGCCAGAACATTATCCATTCTGCTCCAGGGCGGGGTGGGGTTGGTGGATGCCATGGCGTTGGCAGGCCGTTCGACCGGCAGTGTCTGGGTGGCGCATTTGATGGAGGCGGAAGCGGAATCCATCCGGCATGGAAGCAGTCTGGCTGACGCCATGCGGCGTATCCCGCCGCTGGCCCGCTCCCTGCCAGCCTGGATTCAAGCAGGTGAGGCCAGTGGTGCCCTGGAGCGGTTGTTGGATACGGCCGGCAATGCCTATCAGCATCAATGGAATCGCTATGTCAGCCGGACCTTGAGCTGGCTGGAGCCCATATTGATCCTCGCTATCGGTATTTTTGTCCTGCTGGTCACCTTGTCGGTTCTTCTCCCGATTATCTCCCTGAATCAGACATTGGGGTGA
- a CDS encoding ATPase, T2SS/T4P/T4SS family — MSDSRDNIEALRARALEFGLVFISEIGDESLDPVLVRGIPVEWARTHGLLPVRLDGELCLLVTDPAEVGKHQDIALLVGNELRPVVAPAEVILKAIERCYVSRKESTEDFLRDMDQPVDGGEKAGEARSDDLLKTAEEAPVTQLVNVILLEAVKARASDIHFEPFHSRLRVRYRVDGVLYEQASPPKHLERTLVSRIKVMAHLDISEKRLPQDGMARVRVGEREIDIRVSTVPVAEGERVVLRLLNRDSSVMTLGDLGMPEGMIHSFDALLHEANGLIIVCGPTGSGKTTTLYAAIQKLDTRGRNVMTIEDPIEYQLQDIGQMQVKPKIGLTFARSLRHILRQDPDVVLVGETRDSETAEIAVRASLTGHLVFTTLHTNDAASAVIRMMDMSVEPYLLAAALRGVLAQRLVRQLCPHCRKPVTVSPRELSLLGAAGERLQGATLYAPAGCPQCLGGYRGRIGIFEMLVMNSEIEALIRSGASAARQMRDLPGCETRLTMLDDGLDKVLAGRTSLAEILYALGISGA; from the coding sequence ATGAGCGATTCTAGAGACAACATCGAGGCGTTGAGGGCACGGGCCCTTGAATTCGGTCTCGTTTTCATTTCCGAGATTGGTGACGAGTCGCTTGACCCCGTCCTCGTGCGAGGCATTCCTGTGGAATGGGCGCGTACGCATGGGTTGCTCCCGGTGCGTCTGGATGGCGAATTGTGCCTGCTGGTCACGGATCCCGCCGAGGTGGGGAAGCATCAGGATATTGCCCTGTTGGTAGGGAATGAATTACGACCCGTCGTCGCGCCCGCCGAAGTGATCCTCAAGGCCATCGAGCGGTGTTACGTCAGTCGAAAGGAATCGACTGAAGACTTTTTGCGCGACATGGACCAGCCGGTGGATGGCGGGGAAAAGGCGGGGGAGGCGCGTTCGGATGATCTCCTGAAAACGGCGGAAGAAGCCCCTGTCACCCAATTGGTCAACGTGATCCTGCTGGAAGCAGTCAAGGCCCGTGCTTCGGACATCCATTTTGAACCGTTCCATTCGCGTCTGCGGGTCCGGTACCGGGTGGATGGCGTGCTCTATGAGCAGGCCAGCCCTCCCAAGCACCTGGAGCGGACGTTGGTGTCCCGCATCAAGGTGATGGCTCATTTGGATATTTCAGAGAAACGGCTGCCTCAGGATGGCATGGCACGCGTGCGGGTAGGGGAACGTGAAATCGATATCCGCGTTTCCACGGTGCCGGTGGCCGAAGGCGAACGGGTCGTCTTGCGTTTATTGAACCGGGATTCTTCCGTCATGACACTGGGTGATCTGGGAATGCCTGAAGGGATGATCCATTCGTTTGACGCCCTGCTTCATGAGGCGAACGGCTTGATCATTGTGTGTGGTCCCACGGGAAGCGGTAAAACGACCACCCTGTATGCCGCCATCCAGAAACTCGATACCCGGGGCCGCAATGTGATGACTATTGAGGATCCCATTGAATACCAATTGCAGGATATCGGGCAGATGCAGGTGAAACCCAAAATCGGACTGACCTTCGCCCGTAGTTTACGACATATCCTGCGGCAGGATCCCGATGTGGTGCTGGTCGGGGAAACCCGGGATAGCGAAACGGCCGAAATTGCCGTTCGGGCATCTTTGACCGGACATCTTGTGTTTACCACGTTGCACACCAATGATGCGGCCAGCGCCGTGATCCGCATGATGGATATGTCGGTAGAACCGTATTTGCTGGCCGCTGCCTTGCGCGGTGTATTGGCCCAACGGTTGGTACGGCAGTTATGTCCCCATTGCCGCAAGCCGGTCACGGTCTCGCCTCGCGAGCTGTCACTCCTGGGGGCGGCAGGCGAGCGGTTACAGGGAGCCACCCTCTATGCCCCGGCCGGATGTCCCCAATGTCTGGGTGGCTATCGGGGTCGAATCGGAATTTTTGAGATGCTGGTGATGAATAGCGAAATTGAAGCCCTGATCCGTAGCGGGGCCTCGGCCGCCCGCCAGATGCGCGATCTGCCCGGGTGTGAGACCCGGTTGACCATGCTCGATGATGGACTGGACAAGGTCCTGGCCGGCCGGACCAGTCTGGCCGAAATTTTGTATGCCCTGGGAATTTCAGGAGCGTAA
- the gspD gene encoding type II secretion system secretin GspD, with translation MHRSLPMICLGLSLTLSGSFLPAAEERPVAITTPQSSVNFSFSQVDIRSFVKIIGELTGRRFIVDEAVKGQITVVAPRVPVAEAYPLFTRILESVGCAVIEEPNLNRIVVMPTRTLVSAPVIGEDGRIEGNGVITRVIRLKHTNVADLRKILDTLTGREKGATAAILESSNHIILTDTANNVRRFEQIIAEIDKAGVGTTSEVVFLKNADAAEFVRQYNQAIGPRPMIRDGVAAPRGNELVMVSTPQSNSLILIGPASEIAEVKKLLALVDVETATGRGNLHAIFLKYISADEAAKSLNALLERSMGKDPPKAGERKKLSVEASTANNALLVDASPMDFELLKSLVSELDQLQDQVLIEVVIAEVSADDSLDVGVELTALNAPSKVGDSVIQGSTRLSDNSKSINDVVQNGIFPKGIMMGVVRGTRLDSSGNMVSSFPGMININALQSNGKVKILSSVPLVAQNNKEASVSVVNNIPILKSTIQGGSGTSRDVIQNIDRLDVGIKLKLTPRINPSNEVCMTLNPSIEAIIDSGPSDTQFAPTIARREVSTTVTVPDGRTIVISGLIREDRSNVIRKIPVLGSIPLIGFLFRRTVEAKQRTNLIIFVTPHVMSTEVTAKAATDRWSQKTGLNITNSEASAISPQ, from the coding sequence ATGCACCGATCACTGCCAATGATTTGCCTGGGACTCTCCCTGACACTGTCAGGGAGTTTCCTTCCTGCTGCCGAGGAACGCCCGGTAGCCATCACCACTCCGCAGTCGTCGGTTAATTTCTCCTTCAGTCAGGTGGATATCCGCTCCTTTGTGAAGATCATCGGGGAGCTGACCGGGCGCCGGTTCATTGTGGATGAGGCCGTGAAGGGCCAGATCACCGTGGTGGCACCCCGCGTGCCCGTGGCTGAGGCCTATCCCTTGTTTACGCGCATCCTGGAATCGGTTGGCTGTGCGGTCATTGAGGAACCCAATTTGAACCGCATTGTGGTGATGCCGACCCGGACCCTTGTCTCAGCTCCGGTGATCGGGGAGGATGGCCGCATCGAGGGGAACGGGGTCATTACCCGTGTGATTCGCCTCAAGCATACGAATGTGGCGGATCTGAGGAAGATTCTTGATACCCTGACGGGGCGGGAAAAGGGCGCTACGGCGGCCATTCTGGAGTCCTCGAATCACATTATCCTGACCGATACGGCGAATAACGTGCGGCGTTTTGAACAAATCATTGCCGAGATTGACAAGGCGGGTGTTGGAACGACGAGTGAGGTGGTGTTCCTCAAGAATGCGGATGCGGCGGAATTTGTCCGGCAATACAATCAAGCCATTGGGCCGCGCCCGATGATCCGGGATGGCGTGGCTGCCCCGCGCGGGAATGAACTGGTCATGGTCTCCACGCCGCAGTCCAATAGTCTGATCCTGATCGGGCCGGCTTCTGAAATTGCCGAGGTTAAAAAACTGCTGGCGCTCGTGGATGTGGAGACTGCGACGGGGCGCGGTAATTTGCATGCCATCTTTCTGAAATATATCAGTGCCGATGAGGCGGCCAAAAGCCTGAATGCCTTGCTGGAGCGGTCGATGGGCAAAGACCCGCCCAAAGCCGGTGAACGGAAAAAACTGTCGGTCGAGGCCAGTACGGCAAATAACGCCTTGTTGGTGGATGCGTCCCCGATGGATTTCGAGTTGTTGAAGTCACTCGTGTCCGAGTTGGATCAGCTCCAGGATCAGGTCCTGATTGAAGTCGTGATTGCCGAGGTCAGCGCCGATGATTCGCTGGATGTGGGCGTTGAATTGACAGCGCTGAACGCGCCGTCCAAGGTGGGGGATTCCGTGATTCAGGGGAGTACCCGGTTGAGTGACAATTCGAAGAGTATTAACGACGTGGTCCAGAATGGGATCTTTCCCAAGGGCATCATGATGGGGGTGGTGCGCGGGACCCGCTTGGACAGTAGCGGCAACATGGTATCCAGCTTCCCGGGGATGATTAACATCAATGCCTTGCAGTCCAATGGGAAGGTCAAAATCCTCTCGAGTGTCCCGCTGGTGGCGCAGAATAACAAGGAGGCCAGCGTCAGTGTGGTGAATAACATCCCGATTCTCAAGTCTACCATCCAGGGCGGCTCCGGAACGTCACGTGATGTCATTCAGAATATTGACCGGTTGGATGTCGGCATCAAACTCAAGCTGACGCCGCGGATCAATCCCTCCAATGAGGTCTGCATGACCTTGAATCCCAGTATAGAGGCCATCATTGATTCGGGGCCATCAGATACTCAGTTTGCCCCGACGATTGCCAGGCGCGAAGTGTCAACGACGGTGACCGTTCCGGATGGCCGCACGATTGTCATCAGCGGCCTGATCCGGGAAGACCGGTCGAATGTCATCCGTAAAATTCCGGTGTTGGGGTCCATTCCGCTTATCGGGTTTTTGTTCCGCCGCACGGTGGAAGCCAAACAACGGACAAATCTGATCATCTTTGTGACGCCGCATGTGATGTCAACGGAAGTGACAGCCAAAGCGGCCACTGACCGCTGGAGTCAGAAAACCGGTTTGAATATCACCAATTCGGAAGCGTCGGCCATTAGTCCGCAATGA
- the lpxA gene encoding acyl-ACP--UDP-N-acetylglucosamine O-acyltransferase produces the protein MTKIHPSAIVHEGALLGVDVEIGPYSIIGPNVKLGDRTKVMPQVFLDGHTSMGAECIVFPFASIGSQTQDLKYKVGNKTYVEIGDRTTVREYVTINSGTMDGEVTKVGSGSLIMAYCHVAHGCKVGNRVIMANNASLSGDVLVEDDVVIGGMSGIHQFTRIGTCAMIGGLAKITQDVPPYMLVDGNPSGVHGINSVKLQRLNVSVETVALVKKAFKLLYREGLSTRQAMERIHAELPKVPEIEHLIKFIETSERGILK, from the coding sequence ATGACCAAGATTCATCCTTCAGCCATCGTGCATGAAGGGGCTTTGCTCGGGGTGGACGTTGAGATTGGCCCGTATAGCATCATCGGCCCGAATGTGAAACTCGGGGACCGGACCAAGGTGATGCCACAGGTCTTTCTTGATGGACATACCAGCATGGGCGCTGAATGCATTGTCTTTCCATTTGCCAGTATCGGCAGTCAGACCCAGGACCTGAAGTACAAGGTCGGGAACAAGACCTACGTCGAGATCGGGGATCGGACGACGGTTCGTGAGTATGTGACCATCAATTCCGGCACGATGGATGGTGAAGTCACCAAGGTCGGTTCCGGCTCCCTCATTATGGCGTATTGCCATGTGGCGCATGGGTGCAAGGTCGGCAATCGCGTGATCATGGCGAATAACGCCTCGCTGTCGGGCGACGTTTTGGTGGAGGATGATGTCGTGATTGGCGGCATGTCCGGGATCCACCAATTCACCCGCATTGGCACCTGTGCGATGATTGGCGGTCTGGCGAAAATCACCCAGGATGTTCCTCCCTACATGCTCGTGGACGGCAATCCGTCCGGAGTGCATGGCATCAATTCAGTGAAGTTACAGCGACTGAACGTTTCGGTCGAGACCGTGGCGCTCGTCAAGAAAGCTTTCAAGCTTCTCTATCGGGAGGGGTTGTCCACCCGGCAGGCGATGGAGCGGATTCATGCTGAATTGCCGAAGGTTCCTGAGATTGAGCATCTGATCAAGTTTATTGAGACCTCGGAGCGGGGCATCCTTAAGTGA
- the fabZ gene encoding 3-hydroxyacyl-ACP dehydratase FabZ — MATMDIQEIMRLLPHRYPFLLVDKIIECDEQKRIVGIKNVTMNEPYFQGHFPGVPVMPGVLQIEAMAQTGGILINRMAKAGDRVPFFMSIDKAKFRRVVKPGDQLRIEIDIITHKTKIARFAGRILVDGELASEAELMCMLADQKVPA; from the coding sequence ATGGCGACGATGGACATTCAGGAAATCATGAGGTTGTTACCCCACCGGTATCCTTTCCTGCTGGTGGATAAAATCATTGAGTGCGATGAGCAGAAGCGCATCGTGGGAATCAAAAACGTGACCATGAATGAGCCCTATTTCCAGGGCCATTTTCCCGGCGTGCCGGTGATGCCAGGGGTCTTGCAGATTGAGGCCATGGCGCAGACGGGTGGGATCCTGATCAACCGGATGGCCAAGGCGGGCGACCGGGTTCCGTTCTTTATGTCCATTGACAAAGCCAAGTTCCGGCGTGTGGTGAAGCCCGGTGACCAGTTGCGCATTGAGATTGATATCATCACGCATAAGACCAAGATCGCCCGGTTCGCTGGACGGATTCTGGTTGACGGGGAACTCGCCTCGGAAGCCGAATTGATGTGTATGCTGGCGGATCAGAAGGTGCCGGCATGA
- the metK gene encoding methionine adenosyltransferase, with product MSDRYLFTSESVSEGHPDKVADGISDAILDANLKQDPKARVACETLVSTGLVVVAGEITTKAIVNFADIAREKIRKIGYTDPDLGFSADSCAVMVSIDRQSPDISQGVTSGQGLFKEQGAGDQGMMFGYACDETRELMPMPIMFAHRLTKALAKARRDGTLPFLRPDGKSQVTVVYENGRPVSVDTVVVSSQHSPDVSYKALKEGIIEEIVRKQIPEKLLKKTKFLINPTGRFVIGGPHGDSGLTGRKIIVDTYGGMGRHGGGAFSGKDPSKVDRSAAYMARYVAKNVVAAKLAQRCELQLAYAIGYPDPVSVHIDTFGTGTVSDAAIVKAVKAVFGLKPAEIIRTLDLLRPIYEATSSYGHFGRTENLKSFTWERVDKVEALLAAI from the coding sequence ATGAGCGATCGTTACTTGTTTACATCAGAGTCAGTTTCCGAAGGCCATCCTGATAAAGTTGCCGACGGCATTTCCGACGCTATTCTGGATGCCAATCTCAAGCAGGATCCCAAGGCCCGTGTCGCTTGCGAGACGCTGGTGAGTACCGGTCTTGTGGTGGTTGCGGGTGAAATCACTACCAAGGCGATTGTCAATTTTGCCGACATTGCCCGCGAAAAGATCCGGAAGATCGGCTATACGGATCCTGATCTCGGGTTTTCTGCGGACAGCTGTGCGGTCATGGTTTCGATCGATCGCCAATCTCCGGACATTTCCCAGGGGGTGACTTCGGGGCAGGGACTTTTCAAGGAGCAGGGGGCCGGCGACCAGGGGATGATGTTCGGGTATGCCTGTGATGAGACCCGTGAACTGATGCCCATGCCGATCATGTTCGCCCATCGCCTGACCAAGGCGCTGGCGAAAGCGCGTCGCGACGGAACCCTTCCCTTCCTCCGTCCGGATGGGAAATCCCAGGTGACGGTGGTGTACGAAAACGGCCGCCCGGTCAGTGTGGATACCGTGGTGGTGTCCTCCCAGCACAGCCCGGATGTGTCCTACAAGGCGCTCAAGGAGGGGATCATCGAGGAGATTGTCCGTAAACAAATCCCCGAGAAACTTCTCAAAAAAACAAAGTTCCTGATCAATCCCACCGGGCGTTTTGTCATTGGGGGCCCACACGGGGACAGCGGGTTGACGGGACGTAAGATTATTGTCGACACTTACGGGGGCATGGGCCGCCACGGGGGCGGTGCGTTCTCCGGCAAGGATCCGTCCAAAGTCGACCGCAGCGCGGCGTATATGGCCCGCTATGTGGCCAAGAATGTCGTGGCGGCGAAACTGGCGCAGCGTTGCGAACTCCAGTTGGCTTATGCCATCGGGTATCCCGATCCTGTCTCGGTTCACATTGATACCTTCGGCACCGGTACGGTCAGTGATGCGGCGATTGTCAAGGCCGTCAAGGCCGTGTTTGGCCTGAAGCCGGCCGAGATCATCCGGACGCTGGATCTGCTTCGTCCGATTTATGAGGCGACCTCTTCCTACGGGCACTTCGGGCGTACGGAGAACCTGAAGTCGTTTACCTGGGAGCGTGTGGACAAGGTTGAGGCGTTGTTGGCCGCAATTTAA
- the ptsP gene encoding phosphoenolpyruvate--protein phosphotransferase has protein sequence MTNVQGPSGLADIILHGVGVSPGVVIGPVYKVSPEETEFSERTLKPEEIAAELARFKAAVVVTRRQITVIQNNVKRAIGHQDATIFDVHKLILDDAAFFDETIRLIESDHLNAESAVRAVTSRYVEALSAVEDEYLRERVSDFKDVARRVLRNLTGEKSHALDGLKEKSVVVSPDLSPSETATLRRSLVLGFATDMGSRTSHSAIMARAMGIPAVVGLGDVTHKLSPGDWILMDGTEGVVILRPSEATLKKYNKLAQQRKMIEARLTQLCDLPAETLDHHRVILSANIEFLEEAREIRKYGAHGVGLLRSEYLYIAHDELPTEAEQLAAYKGVTSLLAPEPVIIRTVDLGGDKFASSVRMPPEMNPFLGFRAIRFCLAQPEMFKTQLRAILRASAFGKVRIMYPMISNVGEVIRANAILEECKAELRQENIAFDALIEVGVMIEIPSAALTADIIAKHVSFFSIGTNDLAQYTLAVDRVNDRVAHLYEPTHPAVLRLIRHTVEAGHARGIWVGVCGQMGGDPLMTLLLMGLGIDELSMVPASVPAVKELIRSVTRAQAIELAQTALSCETAAEVLKHCRALIAKVSPEILELVK, from the coding sequence ATGACGAATGTGCAGGGGCCCAGTGGGCTGGCAGACATCATCCTGCATGGCGTGGGGGTCTCCCCAGGTGTGGTCATCGGTCCCGTCTACAAGGTCAGTCCCGAAGAAACTGAATTCTCCGAACGAACCCTCAAGCCCGAAGAGATTGCCGCTGAACTGGCGCGGTTCAAAGCGGCCGTCGTGGTGACCCGGCGTCAGATTACCGTCATCCAGAATAATGTTAAACGTGCCATCGGCCATCAGGATGCCACCATTTTTGACGTTCATAAATTGATTTTGGACGATGCCGCGTTTTTTGATGAAACGATCCGGCTGATTGAATCCGATCATCTGAATGCCGAATCTGCGGTGCGCGCCGTGACGAGCCGGTATGTGGAAGCGCTTTCGGCCGTGGAAGACGAATACCTCCGGGAACGTGTTTCTGACTTCAAGGATGTGGCCCGCCGGGTGTTGCGCAATCTCACGGGTGAAAAATCCCATGCGCTGGATGGCCTGAAAGAAAAAAGCGTCGTGGTCTCCCCCGATCTTTCTCCTTCTGAAACGGCCACGCTGCGACGGAGCCTGGTGCTGGGGTTTGCGACCGACATGGGGAGCCGGACCTCGCATTCCGCCATTATGGCCCGGGCGATGGGAATACCGGCGGTGGTCGGGTTGGGCGATGTGACCCACAAGCTTTCCCCGGGTGACTGGATCCTGATGGATGGCACCGAAGGGGTCGTGATTCTGCGGCCTTCTGAGGCCACCCTTAAGAAATATAATAAGCTGGCGCAGCAACGCAAGATGATCGAAGCCCGGCTGACGCAGCTGTGTGATCTGCCGGCCGAGACGCTGGATCATCATCGCGTGATCCTCTCGGCCAATATCGAGTTTCTGGAGGAAGCCAGGGAAATCCGGAAATATGGTGCCCACGGCGTGGGCCTGTTGCGTTCGGAGTACCTGTATATCGCCCACGACGAGCTACCGACCGAGGCGGAGCAGTTGGCCGCGTATAAAGGGGTGACCTCATTACTGGCGCCGGAGCCGGTGATTATCCGGACCGTTGACCTTGGCGGGGATAAGTTCGCCTCCTCGGTCAGGATGCCGCCCGAGATGAATCCCTTTCTTGGTTTCCGGGCAATCCGGTTCTGCCTGGCCCAGCCGGAAATGTTTAAAACCCAGTTGCGGGCCATTTTGCGGGCGAGCGCTTTCGGAAAGGTCAGGATCATGTACCCCATGATCAGTAACGTCGGGGAGGTCATCCGGGCCAATGCGATTCTGGAGGAGTGCAAGGCGGAGTTGCGGCAGGAAAATATCGCCTTTGATGCCCTGATTGAAGTGGGTGTCATGATCGAGATCCCTTCGGCCGCGCTGACGGCAGACATTATCGCCAAGCACGTCTCGTTTTTCAGTATCGGGACCAATGACCTGGCGCAATACACCCTGGCCGTGGACCGCGTGAACGACCGGGTGGCCCATCTCTATGAGCCCACGCATCCGGCGGTGCTACGGCTGATTCGGCACACCGTGGAAGCGGGGCATGCCCGGGGGATCTGGGTGGGGGTCTGCGGCCAGATGGGGGGCGACCCGCTGATGACGCTGCTGCTGATGGGGTTGGGGATCGATGAGTTGAGCATGGTGCCCGCCTCTGTACCGGCCGTCAAGGAGCTCATTCGCAGTGTCACCCGCGCCCAGGCCATCGAACTGGCGCAGACGGCCCTTTCCTGCGAGACCGCGGCGGAAGTCCTCAAGCATTGCCGTGCGTTGATTGCGAAAGTCTCTCCTGAAATACTTGAATTAGTGAAGTGA
- a CDS encoding HPr family phosphocarrier protein, with amino-acid sequence MSNAGQKREASERILVRELKIQNKLGLHARPAALFVKAANRFMADVTVEKGCNKVSGKSIMGLMTLEAGFGTVLRIIADGVDAEAALDEIQSLMDSKFFEG; translated from the coding sequence ATGAGTAACGCGGGCCAAAAACGCGAAGCGTCCGAACGGATTCTGGTTCGTGAACTGAAGATCCAGAATAAGCTCGGGCTTCATGCACGGCCGGCGGCTCTTTTTGTAAAGGCCGCGAACCGCTTCATGGCCGATGTCACCGTTGAGAAGGGCTGCAACAAGGTGTCCGGTAAAAGCATCATGGGCCTCATGACCCTTGAGGCTGGCTTCGGGACCGTCTTGCGGATCATTGCTGACGGAGTCGACGCCGAGGCCGCCCTTGATGAAATCCAGTCGCTGATGGACAGCAAGTTCTTCGAGGGATAA